A stretch of Lathyrus oleraceus cultivar Zhongwan6 chromosome 6, CAAS_Psat_ZW6_1.0, whole genome shotgun sequence DNA encodes these proteins:
- the LOC127093469 gene encoding uncharacterized protein LOC127093469, with product MHNIQRGQTLDHSFVIQIKSNIEEPKNSSNKFKLNFSAMKLFHRFRKVLMRFVFSGNSHHSSSTKDHSSRHKNSERFEPPKTSCSSYYSSYSHYNEAISDCIEFFNKEGVLDGRKSDFNV from the coding sequence ATGCACAACATACAAAGAGGTCAAACCCTAGACCATAGCTTTGTCATACAAATAAAATCCAATATTGAAGAACCTAAAAATTCTTCAAATAAGTTCAAGTTAAACTTTTCAGCTATGAAACTTTTTCATCGATTCCGCAAAGTGCTTATGCGTTTTGTATTCTCTGGAAATTCTCATCATAGTTCTTCAACCAAGGATCACTCATCAAGACACAAAAATTCTGAAAGGTTTGAACCACCAAAGACTTCATGCAGTTCTTATTATTCATCTTATTCTCATTACAATGAAGCTATTTCTGATTGTATTGAGTTTTTCAATAAAGAAGGTGTTTTGGATGGGAGAAAATCAGATTTTAATGTGTAA